A genome region from Cardiocondyla obscurior isolate alpha-2009 linkage group LG14, Cobs3.1, whole genome shotgun sequence includes the following:
- the Atg7 gene encoding uncharacterized protein Atg7 isoform X2 → MCYDHQFSKMSEAVKFTKLKTTTDPTFWAKFAELKIDKLKLDEESKIHLWGSFSLQPRDEGRTNPLMLDCTSFNEHLEGTSHNDGIACNGYMINTNTYEAFRQINPEKFIDTIGQCVIESIKDGSALQEPWRLSVFLIFAYSDLKKYKFHYWVAHPAPFSLPGIYSIAPMKFLSSEFTPSQINKLHTSFLQLDARTRNFFTVFVSKDADLSVDNLLKGILHINERNLQQVMDEVYFAFYDPCTSVEPGWPLRNLLCLLYKHCPSFCLTNNVKILSIRSNKMESAIILTLRIKEDMKSTKDISEEHLVGWEANINGKMGPNIIDLSSIIDPIKLSDRAINLNLKLMKWRLVPDLNLEKISNLRCLLLGAGTLGCSVARVLLGWGINNMTLVDSSTVSHSNTVRQSLYTHEDAMHRRYKAHAAKDALLRIRPSMNVEGVVLHIPMPGHVVGQSMMETTREAVNKLQELVNSHDVVFLLLDSREARWLPTLMCAATNKIAINAALGFDSYTVQRHGTRILSDSDSPKITVQNPAGQDLGCYFCNDVTQPGNSQIDRTLDLQCTVSRPGLSQIAAGLAVELLIAITQHPQGILAKALMNTDDCQENTNNPLIGLLGGVPHTIRGSLWGHEMKLTVTHRSPFCTACSTPLIKEYQQRDFAFVLDSCNTPNYLEKLSGLEEILKRSDLDELCYTIDTSSDDEKL, encoded by the exons ATGTGTTATG aCCATCAATTTTCAAAGATGTCAGAAGCAGTAaagtttacaaaattaaaaacaacaaCAGACCCAACATTTTGGGCAAAATTTGCTGAATTGAAAATAGACAAGTTAAAACTGGATGAGGAGTCCAAGATACATTTATGGGGAAGTTTTTCTCTTCAACCAAGAGATGAAGGAAGAACTAATCCATTAATGCTGGATTGTACATCGTTCAACGA ACATTTGGAGGGAACTAGTCATAACGATGGGATAGCCTGCAATGGATATATGATTAACACAAATACCTATGAAGCATTTAGACAGATAAATCCAGAGAAGTTTATTGATACAATAGGCCAATGTGTTATCGAGAGTATTAAAGATGGTTCAGCTTTGCAGGAACCATGGCGGCTCtcagtatttttaatatttgcatacTCGGATCtcaaaaagtataaatttcaCTATTGGGTCGCGCATCCAGCTCCTTTTTCATTGCCTGGAATTTATTCAATTGCACCAATGAAATTTCTATCTAGTGAATTTACACCTagtcaaataaataaattacatacaaGTTTTCTTCAGCTGGATGCAAGAACAAGGAATTTCTTTACAGTTTTTGTGTCAAAGGATGCTGATTTAAGTGTTGATAATTTGTTGAAAggaatattacatataaatgaaagaaatttacaACAG gTAATGGATGAAGTATACTTTGCATTTTATGATCCTTGCACAAGTGTGGAACCTGGATGGCCCTTACGAAATCTTTTGTGCTTATTATATAAGCACTGCCCTTCATTCTGCTTGACAAACAATGTCAAAATCTTATCTATAAGAAGTAATAAAATGGAGAGTGCAATTATATTAACACTTAGAATTAAAGAAGACATGAAAAGTACAAAAGATATTTCTGAAGAACATTTAGTAGGTTGGGAAGCTAACATTAATGGAAAAATGGGTCCTAACATCATAGATTTATCAAGCATTATAGATCCTATCAA aTTATCAGACAGAGCAATCAATTTAAATCTGAAATTGATGAAATGGCGCCTTGTTCCTGATCTAAATTTAGAAAAGATCAGTAATCTGCGATGTCTTTTATTGGGTGCTGGGACATTAGGATGTTCCGTGGCGAGAGTACTTCTTGGATGGGGTATCAATAATATGACACTTGTAGATAGTTCTACAGTATCTCATAGCAATACAGTGCGTCAAAGTTTATATACGCACGAAGACGCGATGCATCGTCGATATAAAGCACATGCCGCAAAAGACGCTTTACTTAGGATACGTCCTAGTATG AATGTGGAAGGTGTGGTTTTACATATTCCCATGCCTGGTCATGTAGTTGGTCAAAGTATGATGGAGACGACCAGAGAAGCTGTGAACAAATTGCAGGAACTTGTAAACAGCCACGATGTGGTATTTTTACTTTTGGATTCGCGAGAAGCCAGATGGCTGCCAACACTTATGTGCGCtgcgacaaataaaattgctatTAACGCCGCTTTGGGATTTGATTCATATACAGTACAACGGCACGGCACACGCATTCTTTCCGATTCTGACTCGCCTAAGATAACCGTACAGAATCCCGCAGGGCAAGATCTTGGATGTTACTTTTGTAATGACGTAACGCAACCGGGAAAC TCTCAAATTGATAGAACGCTCGACTTGCAATGTACCGTAAGTCGGCCGGGTTTGTCTCAAATTGCTGCGGGTTTGGCGGTTGAATTACTTATAGCGATAACGCAACATCCTCAAGG aattttagcCAAGGCGCTTATGAATACAGACGATTGTCAAGAAAATACCAACAATCCATTGATAGGATTATTAGGTGGCGTACCTCATACAATACGCGGTTCACTTTGGGGCCACGAAATGAAACTGACTGTTACACATAGATCCCCATTTTGTACAGCTTGCTCGACGCCCTTAATCAAGGAATATCAACAACGTGATTTTGCTTTCGTTCTTGATTCTTGCAACACACCAAATTATCTCGAAAAGTTATCAGGACTTgaagaaatattgaaaagatCTGATTTGGATGAG ttATGTTATACAATCGATACTTCAAGCGACGAtgagaaattataa
- the Atg7 gene encoding uncharacterized protein Atg7 isoform X3, with amino-acid sequence MSEAVKFTKLKTTTDPTFWAKFAELKIDKLKLDEESKIHLWGSFSLQPRDEGRTNPLMLDCTSFNEHLEGTSHNDGIACNGYMINTNTYEAFRQINPEKFIDTIGQCVIESIKDGSALQEPWRLSVFLIFAYSDLKKYKFHYWVAHPAPFSLPGIYSIAPMKFLSSEFTPSQINKLHTSFLQLDARTRNFFTVFVSKDADLSVDNLLKGILHINERNLQQVMDEVYFAFYDPCTSVEPGWPLRNLLCLLYKHCPSFCLTNNVKILSIRSNKMESAIILTLRIKEDMKSTKDISEEHLVGWEANINGKMGPNIIDLSSIIDPIKLSDRAINLNLKLMKWRLVPDLNLEKISNLRCLLLGAGTLGCSVARVLLGWGINNMTLVDSSTVSHSNTVRQSLYTHEDAMHRRYKAHAAKDALLRIRPSMNVEGVVLHIPMPGHVVGQSMMETTREAVNKLQELVNSHDVVFLLLDSREARWLPTLMCAATNKIAINAALGFDSYTVQRHGTRILSDSDSPKITVQNPAGQDLGCYFCNDVTQPGNSQIDRTLDLQCTVSRPGLSQIAAGLAVELLIAITQHPQGILAKALMNTDDCQENTNNPLIGLLGGVPHTIRGSLWGHEMKLTVTHRSPFCTACSTPLIKEYQQRDFAFVLDSCNTPNYLEKLSGLEEILKRSDLDELCYTIDTSSDDEKL; translated from the exons ATGTCAGAAGCAGTAaagtttacaaaattaaaaacaacaaCAGACCCAACATTTTGGGCAAAATTTGCTGAATTGAAAATAGACAAGTTAAAACTGGATGAGGAGTCCAAGATACATTTATGGGGAAGTTTTTCTCTTCAACCAAGAGATGAAGGAAGAACTAATCCATTAATGCTGGATTGTACATCGTTCAACGA ACATTTGGAGGGAACTAGTCATAACGATGGGATAGCCTGCAATGGATATATGATTAACACAAATACCTATGAAGCATTTAGACAGATAAATCCAGAGAAGTTTATTGATACAATAGGCCAATGTGTTATCGAGAGTATTAAAGATGGTTCAGCTTTGCAGGAACCATGGCGGCTCtcagtatttttaatatttgcatacTCGGATCtcaaaaagtataaatttcaCTATTGGGTCGCGCATCCAGCTCCTTTTTCATTGCCTGGAATTTATTCAATTGCACCAATGAAATTTCTATCTAGTGAATTTACACCTagtcaaataaataaattacatacaaGTTTTCTTCAGCTGGATGCAAGAACAAGGAATTTCTTTACAGTTTTTGTGTCAAAGGATGCTGATTTAAGTGTTGATAATTTGTTGAAAggaatattacatataaatgaaagaaatttacaACAG gTAATGGATGAAGTATACTTTGCATTTTATGATCCTTGCACAAGTGTGGAACCTGGATGGCCCTTACGAAATCTTTTGTGCTTATTATATAAGCACTGCCCTTCATTCTGCTTGACAAACAATGTCAAAATCTTATCTATAAGAAGTAATAAAATGGAGAGTGCAATTATATTAACACTTAGAATTAAAGAAGACATGAAAAGTACAAAAGATATTTCTGAAGAACATTTAGTAGGTTGGGAAGCTAACATTAATGGAAAAATGGGTCCTAACATCATAGATTTATCAAGCATTATAGATCCTATCAA aTTATCAGACAGAGCAATCAATTTAAATCTGAAATTGATGAAATGGCGCCTTGTTCCTGATCTAAATTTAGAAAAGATCAGTAATCTGCGATGTCTTTTATTGGGTGCTGGGACATTAGGATGTTCCGTGGCGAGAGTACTTCTTGGATGGGGTATCAATAATATGACACTTGTAGATAGTTCTACAGTATCTCATAGCAATACAGTGCGTCAAAGTTTATATACGCACGAAGACGCGATGCATCGTCGATATAAAGCACATGCCGCAAAAGACGCTTTACTTAGGATACGTCCTAGTATG AATGTGGAAGGTGTGGTTTTACATATTCCCATGCCTGGTCATGTAGTTGGTCAAAGTATGATGGAGACGACCAGAGAAGCTGTGAACAAATTGCAGGAACTTGTAAACAGCCACGATGTGGTATTTTTACTTTTGGATTCGCGAGAAGCCAGATGGCTGCCAACACTTATGTGCGCtgcgacaaataaaattgctatTAACGCCGCTTTGGGATTTGATTCATATACAGTACAACGGCACGGCACACGCATTCTTTCCGATTCTGACTCGCCTAAGATAACCGTACAGAATCCCGCAGGGCAAGATCTTGGATGTTACTTTTGTAATGACGTAACGCAACCGGGAAAC TCTCAAATTGATAGAACGCTCGACTTGCAATGTACCGTAAGTCGGCCGGGTTTGTCTCAAATTGCTGCGGGTTTGGCGGTTGAATTACTTATAGCGATAACGCAACATCCTCAAGG aattttagcCAAGGCGCTTATGAATACAGACGATTGTCAAGAAAATACCAACAATCCATTGATAGGATTATTAGGTGGCGTACCTCATACAATACGCGGTTCACTTTGGGGCCACGAAATGAAACTGACTGTTACACATAGATCCCCATTTTGTACAGCTTGCTCGACGCCCTTAATCAAGGAATATCAACAACGTGATTTTGCTTTCGTTCTTGATTCTTGCAACACACCAAATTATCTCGAAAAGTTATCAGGACTTgaagaaatattgaaaagatCTGATTTGGATGAG ttATGTTATACAATCGATACTTCAAGCGACGAtgagaaattataa
- the Atg7 gene encoding uncharacterized protein Atg7 isoform X1 → MCYEDHQFSKMSEAVKFTKLKTTTDPTFWAKFAELKIDKLKLDEESKIHLWGSFSLQPRDEGRTNPLMLDCTSFNEHLEGTSHNDGIACNGYMINTNTYEAFRQINPEKFIDTIGQCVIESIKDGSALQEPWRLSVFLIFAYSDLKKYKFHYWVAHPAPFSLPGIYSIAPMKFLSSEFTPSQINKLHTSFLQLDARTRNFFTVFVSKDADLSVDNLLKGILHINERNLQQVMDEVYFAFYDPCTSVEPGWPLRNLLCLLYKHCPSFCLTNNVKILSIRSNKMESAIILTLRIKEDMKSTKDISEEHLVGWEANINGKMGPNIIDLSSIIDPIKLSDRAINLNLKLMKWRLVPDLNLEKISNLRCLLLGAGTLGCSVARVLLGWGINNMTLVDSSTVSHSNTVRQSLYTHEDAMHRRYKAHAAKDALLRIRPSMNVEGVVLHIPMPGHVVGQSMMETTREAVNKLQELVNSHDVVFLLLDSREARWLPTLMCAATNKIAINAALGFDSYTVQRHGTRILSDSDSPKITVQNPAGQDLGCYFCNDVTQPGNSQIDRTLDLQCTVSRPGLSQIAAGLAVELLIAITQHPQGILAKALMNTDDCQENTNNPLIGLLGGVPHTIRGSLWGHEMKLTVTHRSPFCTACSTPLIKEYQQRDFAFVLDSCNTPNYLEKLSGLEEILKRSDLDELCYTIDTSSDDEKL, encoded by the exons ATGTGTTATG aagaCCATCAATTTTCAAAGATGTCAGAAGCAGTAaagtttacaaaattaaaaacaacaaCAGACCCAACATTTTGGGCAAAATTTGCTGAATTGAAAATAGACAAGTTAAAACTGGATGAGGAGTCCAAGATACATTTATGGGGAAGTTTTTCTCTTCAACCAAGAGATGAAGGAAGAACTAATCCATTAATGCTGGATTGTACATCGTTCAACGA ACATTTGGAGGGAACTAGTCATAACGATGGGATAGCCTGCAATGGATATATGATTAACACAAATACCTATGAAGCATTTAGACAGATAAATCCAGAGAAGTTTATTGATACAATAGGCCAATGTGTTATCGAGAGTATTAAAGATGGTTCAGCTTTGCAGGAACCATGGCGGCTCtcagtatttttaatatttgcatacTCGGATCtcaaaaagtataaatttcaCTATTGGGTCGCGCATCCAGCTCCTTTTTCATTGCCTGGAATTTATTCAATTGCACCAATGAAATTTCTATCTAGTGAATTTACACCTagtcaaataaataaattacatacaaGTTTTCTTCAGCTGGATGCAAGAACAAGGAATTTCTTTACAGTTTTTGTGTCAAAGGATGCTGATTTAAGTGTTGATAATTTGTTGAAAggaatattacatataaatgaaagaaatttacaACAG gTAATGGATGAAGTATACTTTGCATTTTATGATCCTTGCACAAGTGTGGAACCTGGATGGCCCTTACGAAATCTTTTGTGCTTATTATATAAGCACTGCCCTTCATTCTGCTTGACAAACAATGTCAAAATCTTATCTATAAGAAGTAATAAAATGGAGAGTGCAATTATATTAACACTTAGAATTAAAGAAGACATGAAAAGTACAAAAGATATTTCTGAAGAACATTTAGTAGGTTGGGAAGCTAACATTAATGGAAAAATGGGTCCTAACATCATAGATTTATCAAGCATTATAGATCCTATCAA aTTATCAGACAGAGCAATCAATTTAAATCTGAAATTGATGAAATGGCGCCTTGTTCCTGATCTAAATTTAGAAAAGATCAGTAATCTGCGATGTCTTTTATTGGGTGCTGGGACATTAGGATGTTCCGTGGCGAGAGTACTTCTTGGATGGGGTATCAATAATATGACACTTGTAGATAGTTCTACAGTATCTCATAGCAATACAGTGCGTCAAAGTTTATATACGCACGAAGACGCGATGCATCGTCGATATAAAGCACATGCCGCAAAAGACGCTTTACTTAGGATACGTCCTAGTATG AATGTGGAAGGTGTGGTTTTACATATTCCCATGCCTGGTCATGTAGTTGGTCAAAGTATGATGGAGACGACCAGAGAAGCTGTGAACAAATTGCAGGAACTTGTAAACAGCCACGATGTGGTATTTTTACTTTTGGATTCGCGAGAAGCCAGATGGCTGCCAACACTTATGTGCGCtgcgacaaataaaattgctatTAACGCCGCTTTGGGATTTGATTCATATACAGTACAACGGCACGGCACACGCATTCTTTCCGATTCTGACTCGCCTAAGATAACCGTACAGAATCCCGCAGGGCAAGATCTTGGATGTTACTTTTGTAATGACGTAACGCAACCGGGAAAC TCTCAAATTGATAGAACGCTCGACTTGCAATGTACCGTAAGTCGGCCGGGTTTGTCTCAAATTGCTGCGGGTTTGGCGGTTGAATTACTTATAGCGATAACGCAACATCCTCAAGG aattttagcCAAGGCGCTTATGAATACAGACGATTGTCAAGAAAATACCAACAATCCATTGATAGGATTATTAGGTGGCGTACCTCATACAATACGCGGTTCACTTTGGGGCCACGAAATGAAACTGACTGTTACACATAGATCCCCATTTTGTACAGCTTGCTCGACGCCCTTAATCAAGGAATATCAACAACGTGATTTTGCTTTCGTTCTTGATTCTTGCAACACACCAAATTATCTCGAAAAGTTATCAGGACTTgaagaaatattgaaaagatCTGATTTGGATGAG ttATGTTATACAATCGATACTTCAAGCGACGAtgagaaattataa
- the Pex13 gene encoding peroxisomal membrane protein PEX13, which translates to MAPGRSNVVNSNQLRNSSSISPSMPGPHMLFQTTGAAPPPLPPRQPSQSYLGNNDYRPYGSGFGYGSYGSSFGYGSGYRGYGGYGSFGSYIPYSGSGYGISGHSGDVESRFQQYAEESTRSTFRVVETVLHTFSSITMLLESTYFALTNSFRAILSVADNIGRLHSTIGQLLSTFALIRFMKWVYRKILFTLGLHTQSAVAEDLWQSMSQLNGEQLPITSMANNRTSPWMNILLLGVFVALPYLIHKISSNIRQSQIKVNDPKEWVKCEDPVCVATAMYDFMAVSNEELGLRAGQKIWLAPRSLQFKSIPGWWIATDNRNVGLVPANYVTIVGQLKRKSESESNGNVIASSIIPTSMQSATASDEQMNTLEPNTSQQSTAEFSENNIKSDLL; encoded by the exons ATGGCACCAGGACGAAGTAACGTTGTTAACAGTAATCAGCTCAGGAACTCTTCTAGCATTTCGCCCAG caTGCCAGGACCACACATGCTTTTCCAAACTACTGGAGCTGCTCCGCCACCGTTGCCACCTCGCCAACCGTCACAAAGCTATTTAGGAAACAATGATTATAGGCCGTATGGTTCTGGTTTTGGTTATGGGAGCTATGGATCAAGTTTTGGCTATGGAAGTGGTTATCGTGGTTACGGTGGATATGGATCTTTTGGTAGTTACATTCCCTATTCTGGCAGTGGTTATGGAATCAGTGGGCATAGTGGCGATGTGGAAAGCAG gTTTCAACAGTATGCAGAAGAAAGTACAAGATCAACTTTTCGTGTAGTAGAAACTGTATTGCATACATTTTCATCAATTACAATGTTACTAGAGTCAACGTATTTTGCATTGACAAATTCCTTCCGAGCAATTTTAAGCGTGGCAGATAATATTGGAAGACTACATTCGACAATTGGCCAACTATTAAGTACATTTGCTTTAATCCGCTTTATGAAATGGGTttacagaaaaattttatttacacttG gtCTTCACACGCAAAGTGCCGTTGCTGAAGACTTGTGGCAATCAATGTCACAATTAAATGGAGAACAGCTACCGATTACATCAATGGCAAATAATCGAACTTCTCCGTGGATGAACATTCTGCTTCTTGGCGTGTTTGTCGCTCTTCCATATCTAATTCACAAAATATCTAGCAATATAAGACAGAGTCAAATAAAAG TTAACGATCCAAAAGAATGGGTAAAATGCGAGGATCCCGTATGCGTGGCGACAGCAATGTATGATTTTATGGCGGTTTCTAACGAAGAATTGGGTTTGAGAGCCGGTCAGAAAATATGGTTAGCACCGCGTTCCTTGCAGTTTAAGAGTATACCAGGTTGGTGGATAGCTACCGACAATAGAAATGTCGGCTTAGTACCCGCAAACTATGTAACTATAGTGGGACAATTGAAGAGAAAGTCTGAATCGGAAAGCAATGGAAATGTCATTGCATCTTCGATAATTCCAACTTCTATGCAAAGTGCAACTGCTTCTGATGAACAAATGAATACACTAGAACCCAATACTAGCCAACAGAGTACTGCTGAGTTTTCtgagaataatattaaaagcgaTCTTCTTTAG
- the Atg7 gene encoding uncharacterized protein Atg7 isoform X4: MSFRHLEGTSHNDGIACNGYMINTNTYEAFRQINPEKFIDTIGQCVIESIKDGSALQEPWRLSVFLIFAYSDLKKYKFHYWVAHPAPFSLPGIYSIAPMKFLSSEFTPSQINKLHTSFLQLDARTRNFFTVFVSKDADLSVDNLLKGILHINERNLQQVMDEVYFAFYDPCTSVEPGWPLRNLLCLLYKHCPSFCLTNNVKILSIRSNKMESAIILTLRIKEDMKSTKDISEEHLVGWEANINGKMGPNIIDLSSIIDPIKLSDRAINLNLKLMKWRLVPDLNLEKISNLRCLLLGAGTLGCSVARVLLGWGINNMTLVDSSTVSHSNTVRQSLYTHEDAMHRRYKAHAAKDALLRIRPSMNVEGVVLHIPMPGHVVGQSMMETTREAVNKLQELVNSHDVVFLLLDSREARWLPTLMCAATNKIAINAALGFDSYTVQRHGTRILSDSDSPKITVQNPAGQDLGCYFCNDVTQPGNSQIDRTLDLQCTVSRPGLSQIAAGLAVELLIAITQHPQGILAKALMNTDDCQENTNNPLIGLLGGVPHTIRGSLWGHEMKLTVTHRSPFCTACSTPLIKEYQQRDFAFVLDSCNTPNYLEKLSGLEEILKRSDLDELCYTIDTSSDDEKL; the protein is encoded by the exons ATGAGTTTCAGACATTTGGAGGGAACTAGTCATAACGATGGGATAGCCTGCAATGGATATATGATTAACACAAATACCTATGAAGCATTTAGACAGATAAATCCAGAGAAGTTTATTGATACAATAGGCCAATGTGTTATCGAGAGTATTAAAGATGGTTCAGCTTTGCAGGAACCATGGCGGCTCtcagtatttttaatatttgcatacTCGGATCtcaaaaagtataaatttcaCTATTGGGTCGCGCATCCAGCTCCTTTTTCATTGCCTGGAATTTATTCAATTGCACCAATGAAATTTCTATCTAGTGAATTTACACCTagtcaaataaataaattacatacaaGTTTTCTTCAGCTGGATGCAAGAACAAGGAATTTCTTTACAGTTTTTGTGTCAAAGGATGCTGATTTAAGTGTTGATAATTTGTTGAAAggaatattacatataaatgaaagaaatttacaACAG gTAATGGATGAAGTATACTTTGCATTTTATGATCCTTGCACAAGTGTGGAACCTGGATGGCCCTTACGAAATCTTTTGTGCTTATTATATAAGCACTGCCCTTCATTCTGCTTGACAAACAATGTCAAAATCTTATCTATAAGAAGTAATAAAATGGAGAGTGCAATTATATTAACACTTAGAATTAAAGAAGACATGAAAAGTACAAAAGATATTTCTGAAGAACATTTAGTAGGTTGGGAAGCTAACATTAATGGAAAAATGGGTCCTAACATCATAGATTTATCAAGCATTATAGATCCTATCAA aTTATCAGACAGAGCAATCAATTTAAATCTGAAATTGATGAAATGGCGCCTTGTTCCTGATCTAAATTTAGAAAAGATCAGTAATCTGCGATGTCTTTTATTGGGTGCTGGGACATTAGGATGTTCCGTGGCGAGAGTACTTCTTGGATGGGGTATCAATAATATGACACTTGTAGATAGTTCTACAGTATCTCATAGCAATACAGTGCGTCAAAGTTTATATACGCACGAAGACGCGATGCATCGTCGATATAAAGCACATGCCGCAAAAGACGCTTTACTTAGGATACGTCCTAGTATG AATGTGGAAGGTGTGGTTTTACATATTCCCATGCCTGGTCATGTAGTTGGTCAAAGTATGATGGAGACGACCAGAGAAGCTGTGAACAAATTGCAGGAACTTGTAAACAGCCACGATGTGGTATTTTTACTTTTGGATTCGCGAGAAGCCAGATGGCTGCCAACACTTATGTGCGCtgcgacaaataaaattgctatTAACGCCGCTTTGGGATTTGATTCATATACAGTACAACGGCACGGCACACGCATTCTTTCCGATTCTGACTCGCCTAAGATAACCGTACAGAATCCCGCAGGGCAAGATCTTGGATGTTACTTTTGTAATGACGTAACGCAACCGGGAAAC TCTCAAATTGATAGAACGCTCGACTTGCAATGTACCGTAAGTCGGCCGGGTTTGTCTCAAATTGCTGCGGGTTTGGCGGTTGAATTACTTATAGCGATAACGCAACATCCTCAAGG aattttagcCAAGGCGCTTATGAATACAGACGATTGTCAAGAAAATACCAACAATCCATTGATAGGATTATTAGGTGGCGTACCTCATACAATACGCGGTTCACTTTGGGGCCACGAAATGAAACTGACTGTTACACATAGATCCCCATTTTGTACAGCTTGCTCGACGCCCTTAATCAAGGAATATCAACAACGTGATTTTGCTTTCGTTCTTGATTCTTGCAACACACCAAATTATCTCGAAAAGTTATCAGGACTTgaagaaatattgaaaagatCTGATTTGGATGAG ttATGTTATACAATCGATACTTCAAGCGACGAtgagaaattataa